A window of Microbacterium sp. Root61 genomic DNA:
GTGGGTCTCGGCATCCGTCCGCACGATGCTGCCGTCGGCGAGCACGAGCTCCGCCGCACGCAGCTGGTCGATCGTGAGGCCGTGTTCGCGTGCCAGGAAGCCGATGCCGCCGGCGGTCGCGAGACCGCCCACACCCACGCCGCCGTAGTCGCCCGAACTGAGCGCCCAGCCGTGCTCGCCGAGCGCGGCCGCGACCTCCATCCATCGGGCGCCGGGCCCGATCCGCACGAGGCGACGCTCGATGTCGAGCACCTCGATCTCGTTCATGCGACGCAGATCGATGACGATGCCGCCGTCGTTGGTGCTGCGGCCGCTGATGCCGTGGCCTCCCGAGCGCACCGAGAGTGCAGCATCCGGATGCCGTCGCGCGAAGGCGATCGCCTCGACGACCTGGGCCGGCGAGTCCGGCTGCAGCACGATGCCGGGCGCACCGCCGCGCATGTACGTCGCACGCACCTCGGAGTAGTCGAAGTCGCCCGGCTCGATCGCGCGGAGCCCCTCGGGCACATCGTCGTAGGCGATGCCGGCGCGACGGGCGGAGAGCGCGGTCGCGGAGCGGACGGATGCCTCGGACGTGCCCCGTTCGCCGCGCTCGCGTGCGACGAGCTCGCGCACGGCCGGAGCGATCTCCTGTCCGAAGCTCTCGATCAGACGGGGGTCGTCGCCGGCGAGGATGAACGTGCTCATGCCGTCCTCGAGCGCCAGCTCGGCGATTCGCTCGGCGAACTCGCCGGGATCGGCGGCGAGCTGTCCGATGTTGGCCAGGCGGCGGATCTCCCGCGGATCGCGCCCGACGGACTCGGCGGCGGCGTCGATGGCCGCATTGCCGGCGGCCAGCTCGCCCGGCTTCATGTAGCCCAGCGACGGCAGCCAGCCGTCGCCCTTGCGTCCCGTGAGCGCGAGCATGCGCGGCTTGTAGGCACCGATCCAGATGGGCACGTCATGCGCCGGACGCGGGCCGCGCTTGGCCCCGTGCACGCGGTGGTAGCGGCCGTCGGTGAAGGCGCCGCGCTTCTCGCTCGTGTCCCACAGCTCGCGGATGACGTCGATCGCCTCTTCGAGCGCGGTCACGGCCTGACCCGGAGTGAGCCGGGTGCCGCCCATCGCCTCGATCGCGTCCCAGAAGCCGCCCGCGCCGAGGGCGAGGTCGAAGCGCCCGCCAGAGAGCAGGTCGAGGCTCGCGGCCGACCGTGCGATGACGGCGGGCGGGCGCAGCGGAACGTTCAGCACGTTGGGGGCGATGCGGATGCTCTCGGTCCGCGCCGCGATGAACGACATCAGTGTCCAGGTGTCGAGGAACGACGGCTGGTACGGGTGGTCCTGGAAGGTGACGAGATCGAGGCCCGATGCCTCGGCCACCTGTGACAGCAGTACCGGCGCTTCAGGGTTCGCCGCTCCCGGCGTGATGAATGCCCCGAATTCCAGCCGATGCCCGTAGTCCATGATTCATTCCAACGAATAGAAGCGCCGGATCATTCCGTACCGCTACGCGGCCCGCCAGCAGCCGTGCACGTGATCGTCGACCATGCCCGCGGACTGCATCAGCGCGTACATCGTGGTGGACCCGACGAAGCGGAACCCGCGCTTGCGGAGGGCCTTGCTCATGGCCTCGGACTCGAGGGTGACGGCGGGCACTTCGGCGAAGGAGGACGGGCGTGCCCGCGGCGCCGGCGCGAATGACCACATGAACTCATCGAGCTCCCCAGTTGGCATCTCGAGCACGAGCTGCGCGTTCGAGATGGTCGCGAGGATCTTCGCGCGGTTGCGGATGATCCCGGCATGCGCCATCAGCCGCTCCACGTCGGTCTCGTCGTACGCGGCGACGGTGGCGGGGTCGAAGCCGGCGAACACCTCGCGGAACCGAGGGCGCTTGCGCAGGATCGTGATCCACGACAGCCCCGCCTGGAACCCCTCGAGCGCCATCTTCTCGAAGAGCTCGCGGTCGCCGTGCAGCGGCATCCCCCACTCCTCGTCGTGGTAGCGCCGGTACTCCGCGTCATCCCCCACCCATGCGCACCGCGCGACGTCATCGGGACCGAGGCGGATGTCGAGGCTCATGCCTCCAGGCTAGGCCGGGCGCGCGACATCCGGGGGGGTGGGGCTGCCTGACACGGGCGCGGGAGCGGCTCAGGCCGCAGGCAGCAGCCGCTCGGCCAGTTCCGGGAACGCGCGCAGCACCATGTCGACGAGCTCGGACGCGGGCCGGGTCAGCGGATCGGTCACCGGAAGGTCCAGCTCGAGTCGGTGCTCGGCGATGGTCGCGGTGAGTTCGTCCGCGGTCAGGTTCTCATGGTTGATCGTGACGCCGATGACGGTGGTGTCCGCGAACGCCTCGATGAGGGCGATCTCGCTGGCAGCGGTCGGCATCGCGACCATGGGGAAGTCGCCGAGCACCTGGCGCGCGGGCGCGTGCTGCACGATGACTCCGGCGGGCCGGCTCCCCCGCAGGATGTGCGCCGACGTGAGATAGGCCGGATGGCTCAGGGCGCCCTGACCCTCGACGATGATGATGTCCGGGTCCTCGCCCTCGAAGGCGCGCACGACCTGGTGCTCGACCTCGCCGGAGCAGAACTGGGGGACGAGCGCATCGAGGGCGACACCGTATTTGCCGCCCTGGATCAGGGTCGTCTGGCCGGTGCCGACCATCACGGCGTTGATCCCGCGCGCGACGAGCGCCTGCACCAGGAGGGTCGAGGTGGTGCGCTTGCCGATCGCGCCGTCCGTGCCGAGCACCGCGATCCGCGGGCAGGTGACGTCGAAGATGCGGCCGGAGAAGAGGTGCAGGTCGCGCTTGGCCTTGGGCTGGCGCACATCGGTGATGGTCACACCGGCGAGCAGGGCCGCGGCGACGAACTCGGCGTCATCGTTGAGGAACTCGTGCAATCCGTTGATCACGTGCATGCCGCGGGCGATGCCATCCAGCAGCACGAGGCGCTGGGCATCGGAGAGCAGTCCATCGGCGGGCGCGACGCCGCAGATCAGGTAGTCGGGAACATGACCGGCGTGGGCGATCGCCTCGGCGAGGTCTGTGAGGATCGGGATGCCGTTGGCCACGCCATCCAGGAACATGCCCGCATCCCGGCCGGCCTGGCGGCTGTCCAGCACGCTGAGGATCTCGTACTTCTCCGAATGCCGGACCAGACCGTTGGCGGTCTTGCCGTCCTGCTCACCGAACTGCGCCTCGCAGTAGACGATCGCGGTGGAGCCGGTGGGGAGGGCGAACGGCGCTGCCGGAGTGGCCTCACGTTCCTGCGTACTCGCGGCGGAAGAAACGGTGAACGAAGGCATGAGGTTCCTCTGAGAAGTCCCAGAGGAGGCGACGGGATCGTGGCCGGGCGACAGTGCCCAACGGTCAACGAGTGATCTGCCCTGAGTGGCGGCAAGAGTGCCGACATCTCGACAGTAGCCCGCCAACCTGTGAAGCGTCCGGCGCCGCCGTGCCACGCGTCACCCCACCCCAAGTACCGCGAGACTGCACCTGAGCCTCCAGACGTTGGGTATTACCCGCAGTCTGGAGGCTCCGTTGCAGTCTCGGTGGAAAGAAGCGAGAGCGACGGATGCCGCGGGCTACTTCTTCTTGAGCGACTTCTCCGAGACCGGGGCCTCGCCGGACGCGGCGAGCGCGTCGAAGTACGCACGGGCCTCGTCCTGCCGGGCCTGCTCCGCGCCGGAGGCGATGGGGGCGCGCACGTGCTCGGGCTCGTAGCCGAATGCATCGACCAGGTCGACGGCGTGCGGGCGCAGGCGCGCGCAGAGACGGTCGATGTACGACGAGACCGCGGCCGCGCGCTGGGTGGAGAGACGCCCGTTGATGATGTGCCAAGCGAGGTGCTTCTCGATGAGCCCCAGCCCGAACAGGTCGCGCAGCCAGGTCAGGACGTTCTTCGTACCCTCGTCGGTGGTCGCGTTCACGGCGTCCGTGAAGGCCTCCCACTGCAGCAGCTCGCCGTGGGCGCGGGCCGCCTCGATGAGCTCGGCCTGGTTGGCGTTGAACAGCGCCGCAGCCTCGGCCTTGGAGAGCTTGGCCGCGGGGCGCAGGCGTCCGGCGATGTCGGCCACCATCTGCTGCACGCGCCCGGCGAGCAGATCGTGCTGCTGGTCGGCGCGGAGGCCCCGCTCGACCGAGCGCGCGGTCGAACCGAGGTCGCCGACCGCCTGGCCGAGCTGACGCAGGCCCGCGCCGTGGAAGACCTTTCCGGCGGTCTGGCCGACGGCGAACTTGGCCAGGGTCGCGGCATCCGCGCCCTTGAACTGCTTGGCGTAGTCCGACAGCAGTCGCTTGCCGACGAGCTGGAGCAGCACGTTGTTGTCGCCCTCGAACGTGACGTAGACGTCGAGGTCGGCGCGGAGTCCGACCAGGCGGTTCTCGAACAGGAAGCCGGAGCCGCCGCAGGCCTCGCGGGCCTCCTGCAGGGTGTCCAGCGCATGCCAGGTGGAGAGCGGCTTGAGCGCGGCTGCGAGCGTCTCGAGATCCTCACGGTCGGCATCCGTATCGGCGGCTCCGCTGAAGACCGAGTCGAACTTCACCAGGAACTCGTCGTGGGCGAAGATCGACGCGTAGGTCGTGGCGAGGCGGGTGAAGAGGCGGCGCTGGTGCTTGCCGTAGTCCAGCAGCACGACCTCGTCGGTGCCGGCGCCCGAGTCGAACTGGCGGCGCTGGCTGCCGTACGTGATCGCGATGTACAGGGCGAGGGCGGAGGCCCAGGATGCCGCGCCGTCGAGCGAGACGCGCCCCTGCACGAGGGTGCCGAGCATGGTGAAGAACCGGCGACCCGGACTCGAGATGTGACTCGAGTACGTGCCGTCCGCGGCCACGTCGCCGTACTTGTTGAGGAGGTTCGTGCGCGGGACGCGGACGTGGTCGAAGTGCAGCCGACCGTTGTCGATCCCGTTCAGGCCGCCCTTCAGGCCGTCATCCTCTCCGCCGATACCCGGCAGGAAGTCACCGTTCTCATCGCGCAGCGGCACGTAGAAGCAGTGCACGCCGTGGTTGACGCCGTTGGTGATGAGCTGGGCGAACACGGTCGCCGCGATGCCGTGCAGCGCCGCGTTGCCGAGGTAGTCCTTCCAGGCGCCGCGGAACGGCGTGTGGATGACGAACTCCTCGGTCTCGGGGTCGTACGTG
This region includes:
- a CDS encoding LLM class flavin-dependent oxidoreductase; translated protein: MDYGHRLEFGAFITPGAANPEAPVLLSQVAEASGLDLVTFQDHPYQPSFLDTWTLMSFIAARTESIRIAPNVLNVPLRPPAVIARSAASLDLLSGGRFDLALGAGGFWDAIEAMGGTRLTPGQAVTALEEAIDVIRELWDTSEKRGAFTDGRYHRVHGAKRGPRPAHDVPIWIGAYKPRMLALTGRKGDGWLPSLGYMKPGELAAGNAAIDAAAESVGRDPREIRRLANIGQLAADPGEFAERIAELALEDGMSTFILAGDDPRLIESFGQEIAPAVRELVARERGERGTSEASVRSATALSARRAGIAYDDVPEGLRAIEPGDFDYSEVRATYMRGGAPGIVLQPDSPAQVVEAIAFARRHPDAALSVRSGGHGISGRSTNDGGIVIDLRRMNEIEVLDIERRLVRIGPGARWMEVAAALGEHGWALSSGDYGGVGVGGLATAGGIGFLAREHGLTIDQLRAAELVLADGSIVRTDAETHPDLFWAVRGAGSNVGIVTAFEFEVDEVGEVGWAQLAFQLDDTAEFLEGYGRIVESSPRDLTAFLLMGGRRPGEPRIAQLYAVVDSADPDTIIARLQPFAELAPLVQQSVQLTTYARVMANADLGPQYGAGEPTSRSALVNHITPEFAQAAERMLESGDTYFFQLRSVGGAVADVADDATAYAHRSANFSVVAMGANHARLDRSWADLAAHTQGLYLSFDSSLRPERIGEAFPPATLERLRAIKAEVDPDGIFVDNFAITG
- a CDS encoding DNA-3-methyladenine glycosylase I, with product MSLDIRLGPDDVARCAWVGDDAEYRRYHDEEWGMPLHGDRELFEKMALEGFQAGLSWITILRKRPRFREVFAGFDPATVAAYDETDVERLMAHAGIIRNRAKILATISNAQLVLEMPTGELDEFMWSFAPAPRARPSSFAEVPAVTLESEAMSKALRKRGFRFVGSTTMYALMQSAGMVDDHVHGCWRAA
- a CDS encoding DUF1611 domain-containing protein codes for the protein MPSFTVSSAASTQEREATPAAPFALPTGSTAIVYCEAQFGEQDGKTANGLVRHSEKYEILSVLDSRQAGRDAGMFLDGVANGIPILTDLAEAIAHAGHVPDYLICGVAPADGLLSDAQRLVLLDGIARGMHVINGLHEFLNDDAEFVAAALLAGVTITDVRQPKAKRDLHLFSGRIFDVTCPRIAVLGTDGAIGKRTTSTLLVQALVARGINAVMVGTGQTTLIQGGKYGVALDALVPQFCSGEVEHQVVRAFEGEDPDIIIVEGQGALSHPAYLTSAHILRGSRPAGVIVQHAPARQVLGDFPMVAMPTAASEIALIEAFADTTVIGVTINHENLTADELTATIAEHRLELDLPVTDPLTRPASELVDMVLRAFPELAERLLPAA
- a CDS encoding acyl-CoA dehydrogenase family protein, with product MADAVVRSEKPATSKRTPAGGAATAPHSAAEASEPRIDVAGLTDTLLGTWADTRREAREMIKDPAFWRVDGLSMQDHRERVLSQLHLLVENGAVHRAFPKEYGGQENNGANIAGFVELVAADPSLQIKAGVQWGLFGSAVQQLGTKEHHDMWLPGIMSLEIPGAFAMTETGHGSDVAAVGTTATYDPETEEFVIHTPFRGAWKDYLGNAALHGIAATVFAQLITNGVNHGVHCFYVPLRDENGDFLPGIGGEDDGLKGGLNGIDNGRLHFDHVRVPRTNLLNKYGDVAADGTYSSHISSPGRRFFTMLGTLVQGRVSLDGAASWASALALYIAITYGSQRRQFDSGAGTDEVVLLDYGKHQRRLFTRLATTYASIFAHDEFLVKFDSVFSGAADTDADREDLETLAAALKPLSTWHALDTLQEAREACGGSGFLFENRLVGLRADLDVYVTFEGDNNVLLQLVGKRLLSDYAKQFKGADAATLAKFAVGQTAGKVFHGAGLRQLGQAVGDLGSTARSVERGLRADQQHDLLAGRVQQMVADIAGRLRPAAKLSKAEAAALFNANQAELIEAARAHGELLQWEAFTDAVNATTDEGTKNVLTWLRDLFGLGLIEKHLAWHIINGRLSTQRAAAVSSYIDRLCARLRPHAVDLVDAFGYEPEHVRAPIASGAEQARQDEARAYFDALAASGEAPVSEKSLKKK